In Polynucleobacter sp. MWH-S4W17, a genomic segment contains:
- the lpxD gene encoding UDP-3-O-(3-hydroxymyristoyl)glucosamine N-acyltransferase, whose amino-acid sequence MPTAIELAEQFQASLVGEASHGFTGLAPLERAQPDQISFLSNPLYRQQASDSVAGALIVGKSDLEFLQANPSAHSAKRVYFVSKNPYATFARMAQHFAKVISPIYAPGIHPSAVIDSTASVPSSCHIGPFVQIGEGVKLGERVSILGNSIIARDSIIASDTLIYPSVSIYYNTQIGERCIIHSGAVIGADGFGFAPDFSATGGEWVKIPQTGRVVIGNDVEIGASTTIDRGAMSDTVVGAGTKIDNQVQIAHNVVIGNCCVVAGCAAVSGSTKIGNFCIIGGAANFAGHLTIADRTTVSGNTSIIRSITEPGQHFTGVYPSMLHGAWEKNAAILRGLDKIRQRLRLLDKNKTTES is encoded by the coding sequence ATGCCGACCGCCATTGAGCTGGCCGAACAGTTTCAAGCAAGCTTGGTGGGGGAGGCTTCCCATGGATTTACTGGCCTCGCTCCTTTGGAGCGAGCGCAGCCAGATCAAATCTCCTTCCTTTCCAATCCGCTTTATAGACAGCAAGCTAGTGATAGCGTTGCTGGAGCATTGATTGTTGGCAAGTCTGATTTAGAGTTTTTGCAGGCAAATCCTAGCGCTCATTCCGCAAAGCGGGTGTACTTTGTTTCTAAAAATCCATACGCTACTTTTGCCAGAATGGCGCAACACTTTGCAAAAGTGATTAGCCCAATCTACGCCCCCGGAATACATCCTAGTGCAGTTATTGATTCCACTGCAAGCGTTCCATCTTCCTGCCACATCGGACCATTTGTTCAGATTGGCGAGGGCGTAAAGTTAGGCGAACGTGTTTCTATTCTGGGAAATTCCATCATTGCCAGGGATAGCATTATTGCAAGCGATACGCTGATCTATCCATCTGTTTCTATTTATTACAACACTCAGATTGGTGAGCGTTGCATTATTCATAGCGGCGCAGTCATCGGCGCCGATGGCTTTGGTTTTGCCCCAGACTTTTCTGCTACGGGCGGTGAGTGGGTCAAGATTCCTCAGACGGGGCGAGTGGTCATTGGCAATGATGTCGAGATTGGCGCTTCAACCACAATTGATCGTGGCGCGATGAGTGATACGGTTGTGGGCGCAGGAACAAAAATTGATAATCAGGTGCAAATAGCGCATAACGTAGTAATAGGTAATTGCTGTGTTGTCGCTGGGTGTGCAGCTGTATCTGGAAGTACCAAAATTGGCAATTTCTGCATCATTGGCGGCGCAGCAAACTTTGCGGGTCATCTCACGATTGCCGACAGAACGACGGTGTCTGGTAATACTTCCATTATTCGATCTATTACAGAGCCTGGACAGCATTTCACAGGCGTTTATCCATCAATGCTCCACGGCGCCTGGGAGAAAAATGCGGCCATTTTGCGTGGGCTAGATAAAATACGTCAGCGCTTGCGCTTGTTAGATAAAAACAAAACTACTGAATCTTGA
- the fabZ gene encoding 3-hydroxyacyl-ACP dehydratase FabZ, with translation MSTPIAIDINKILQLLPHRYPFLLVDRVLEITPRESITALKNVTMNEPFFQGHFPDFPVMPGVLIIEALAQTAALLTFSEERAEDAIYYFAGIDGARFKKPVLPGDQLIMTAKLERERAGIYKFTVQATVDGEIAAEANITCAVRTKGA, from the coding sequence ATGAGCACACCAATCGCAATCGACATCAATAAGATTCTTCAATTGCTACCGCATCGCTACCCATTCCTATTGGTAGATCGCGTATTAGAAATTACCCCGCGTGAAAGTATCACCGCATTAAAAAACGTCACCATGAATGAGCCTTTCTTTCAGGGTCATTTTCCGGATTTCCCAGTCATGCCTGGTGTGTTGATTATTGAGGCTTTAGCTCAAACAGCTGCTTTGCTTACTTTCTCTGAAGAGCGTGCCGAGGATGCAATCTATTACTTTGCTGGCATTGATGGGGCACGTTTTAAAAAGCCCGTATTGCCTGGCGATCAGTTAATCATGACTGCCAAGTTAGAGCGCGAACGTGCTGGCATATACAAGTTTACGGTTCAGGCTACTGTGGATGGTGAGATTGCTGCAGAGGCTAATATCACTTGTGCGGTTCGTACGAAAGGCGCGTAA
- the lpxA gene encoding acyl-ACP--UDP-N-acetylglucosamine O-acyltransferase yields MTRIHASAVVDSKAELASDVEVGPYSVIGPNVKIGPGTKVGSHTVIEGYTTIGAHNSFAHFAAIGGPPQDMKYRGEPTQLIIGDRNTVREFTTIHTGTSQDEGITRIGNDNWIMAYVHIAHDCQVGNHTIFSSNAQIAGHVQVDDWAIMGGMSGVHQFVRIGQHAMLGGASALVQDIPPFVIAAGDKASPHGINVEGLKRRGFSSETISALRQAYKILYKDGLSFEEAKVEIQKMVAANSADTQTAEKLAQFHDFIAASTRGIIR; encoded by the coding sequence ATGACTCGGATTCATGCATCTGCTGTAGTAGACAGTAAGGCTGAACTAGCTAGTGATGTTGAGGTTGGCCCATACTCTGTCATTGGTCCTAACGTGAAGATTGGCCCTGGTACTAAAGTAGGGTCTCATACGGTGATTGAGGGCTACACCACAATCGGTGCGCATAATAGCTTTGCCCACTTTGCAGCCATTGGTGGTCCTCCGCAAGATATGAAATACCGTGGCGAGCCAACGCAGTTGATTATTGGTGATCGCAACACTGTTCGTGAGTTCACGACGATTCATACGGGTACGTCACAAGACGAGGGCATTACTCGCATCGGCAATGACAACTGGATCATGGCTTACGTTCACATTGCGCATGACTGTCAGGTTGGTAATCACACCATCTTTTCAAGCAATGCGCAAATAGCAGGGCACGTGCAAGTAGATGATTGGGCGATTATGGGTGGCATGTCCGGTGTGCATCAATTTGTGCGCATTGGTCAACATGCCATGCTTGGCGGTGCATCCGCTTTAGTGCAAGACATTCCTCCATTTGTGATTGCTGCTGGAGATAAGGCTTCTCCTCATGGCATTAACGTCGAGGGATTAAAGCGTCGTGGCTTCTCAAGCGAGACAATTTCGGCCTTGCGTCAAGCTTATAAGATTCTCTATAAAGATGGCCTCAGCTTTGAAGAGGCTAAGGTAGAAATCCAGAAAATGGTTGCTGCAAACTCTGCAGACACTCAAACTGCAGAAAAGCTCGCGCAGTTCCATGATTTCATTGCCGCCTCTACTCGCGGCATTATTCGGTAA
- the lpxB gene encoding lipid-A-disaccharide synthase, producing MTLPKLACVAGEPSGDLLAAPVLSALNQIPDMSGLEVHGIGGPRMQAEGMRSNWPMETLSVRGYVEAIKQLPAILKLRKELIQNLLNEGRPDVYLGIDAPDFNLGVELQLRKAGIPTLHLVSPSIWAWRAGRIKKISQAVERMLCIFPFETEIYDKAGVASTYVGHPLASEIPLEPNIQQAREKISEHLNLQAESLDGLVIAVLPGSRGSEIELIAPVFFETMQLLAKRLKGQRLNFLIPVATPQLREPLEQLLLKTKNSNPDIQIHLLDGMADEVLEASDVVLIASGTATLQAALWKKPMVISYKVPWLTAQIMKRQGYMPYVGLPNILCGEFIVPEFLQDDATPEKLAHAVQAWLEHPAKVAKLKERFAQMHETLRRPTGLLVAQAIAQTIANQRKNKTSI from the coding sequence ATTACTTTGCCAAAGTTAGCTTGTGTAGCTGGCGAACCTTCTGGCGATCTTTTAGCGGCGCCAGTTCTTAGTGCGCTAAATCAAATTCCAGACATGTCTGGTTTAGAGGTGCATGGTATTGGCGGTCCCCGCATGCAGGCTGAAGGCATGCGCTCTAATTGGCCCATGGAAACCTTAAGTGTGCGAGGTTATGTTGAAGCTATTAAGCAGCTTCCAGCCATTCTGAAGCTGCGTAAAGAGCTGATTCAAAATCTACTCAATGAAGGTCGCCCAGATGTTTATTTGGGAATTGATGCGCCAGATTTTAATTTGGGTGTCGAGTTGCAATTACGTAAAGCAGGTATCCCAACTTTGCATTTGGTCTCACCTTCTATTTGGGCATGGAGAGCAGGGCGCATCAAGAAAATTTCCCAAGCAGTGGAACGCATGCTTTGCATCTTCCCTTTTGAGACTGAAATTTATGACAAAGCTGGTGTGGCATCTACTTATGTGGGGCATCCCTTGGCCAGCGAAATTCCACTTGAGCCAAATATTCAGCAAGCGCGAGAAAAGATAAGCGAACACCTGAATTTACAGGCAGAATCCCTTGACGGTCTCGTTATTGCAGTGCTCCCTGGAAGCCGTGGATCAGAGATTGAGCTCATAGCCCCCGTCTTTTTTGAAACGATGCAGTTATTAGCCAAGAGATTAAAGGGGCAGAGGCTCAACTTTTTAATTCCGGTGGCAACACCACAATTACGCGAGCCTCTTGAGCAACTTTTACTCAAGACAAAAAACAGCAATCCAGATATTCAGATTCATCTGCTAGATGGCATGGCCGATGAAGTGCTAGAAGCTTCAGACGTAGTGTTGATTGCAAGCGGCACAGCTACCTTACAAGCGGCTTTGTGGAAAAAGCCGATGGTGATTTCTTATAAGGTGCCTTGGTTAACTGCGCAGATCATGAAGCGCCAAGGCTATATGCCTTATGTAGGTCTACCAAACATCTTGTGCGGCGAATTTATTGTTCCTGAGTTTCTGCAAGATGATGCCACTCCAGAAAAACTAGCTCATGCCGTACAGGCTTGGTTAGAGCATCCAGCTAAAGTTGCTAAGCTCAAAGAACGCTTTGCCCAGATGCATGAAACTTTGCGTCGTCCTACGGGTTTATTAGTTGCGCAAGCGATAGCACAAACTATTGCCAATCAACGCAAGAACAAAACAAGCATATGA
- the rnhB gene encoding ribonuclease HII → MSLIWICGVDEAGRGPLVGAVVAGAVVLDPSNPIEGLKDSKKLTAIRREYLYEQIMEKAKAWGVGEASPAEIDEINILQATMLAMRRAIEDLTTRLGAWPDKALIDGNRCPELPIAAEAIVKGDAKEPAISAASIVAKVTRDRQMQILHERHPEYGFAQHMGYPTEAHFAALKQYGTCDQHRRSFSPVRKVLENQNH, encoded by the coding sequence ATGAGTCTGATTTGGATCTGCGGCGTAGATGAAGCAGGGCGAGGACCATTAGTTGGTGCGGTGGTTGCTGGTGCCGTAGTGCTCGATCCCAGTAATCCAATTGAAGGTTTAAAAGATTCTAAGAAATTAACTGCTATTCGTCGTGAATATCTCTATGAGCAGATCATGGAAAAGGCAAAGGCTTGGGGTGTTGGTGAAGCCAGTCCAGCCGAGATTGATGAGATTAACATTTTGCAGGCCACGATGCTGGCAATGCGCAGGGCAATCGAAGATCTAACCACTCGCTTAGGCGCTTGGCCTGATAAAGCGTTGATCGATGGCAATCGTTGCCCAGAGTTGCCAATTGCTGCAGAAGCAATTGTTAAGGGTGATGCTAAGGAGCCTGCAATATCTGCGGCATCGATAGTCGCCAAAGTTACTCGTGATCGACAGATGCAAATATTGCATGAGCGTCATCCAGAATATGGATTTGCACAACATATGGGTTATCCAACGGAAGCCCATTTTGCTGCACTTAAACAATATGGCACATGCGATCAACACAGAAGAAGTTTTTCACCAGTGCGCAAAGTTCTCGAAAATCAAAACCATTAA
- a CDS encoding RNA methyltransferase: MNFDLITSKENPLFKEIRNLQATGSKGQKARLASGQALLEGIHLVQTWVGDPALRALLTSEVGLKNVEIAQAVYEHLEICPEAKVFQLDSALWDLLSDLVNAPHIAGLLDLPRPTLTTPQSIATFNGDVVILDRVQDAGNVGSILRSAAAAGFTQVIALSGCAHLWSTKVLRAGMGAHKLLDLYEGWSNQQLLSAVTAPLLAATADAEQDLYSLKKDLLHPVAWVMGSEGQGVSEDLLAQAKGVSIPIDPRVESLNVSTAAAVCLFETLRMRRG, translated from the coding sequence ATGAACTTCGATCTCATCACCTCCAAAGAGAATCCGCTATTTAAGGAGATTCGCAACCTACAGGCCACCGGATCTAAAGGGCAGAAGGCTAGGCTCGCTAGCGGCCAAGCATTATTGGAAGGCATTCATCTAGTTCAAACTTGGGTGGGTGATCCTGCTTTAAGAGCTCTCCTCACATCAGAAGTCGGTCTCAAGAATGTAGAGATCGCACAAGCCGTCTACGAACATCTCGAGATCTGTCCAGAGGCCAAGGTATTCCAGTTAGATAGCGCACTCTGGGACTTGCTTTCTGATTTGGTGAATGCGCCACATATTGCAGGCTTACTCGATCTTCCTAGACCCACGCTCACAACACCTCAATCCATTGCAACCTTTAATGGCGATGTGGTGATATTGGATCGAGTACAAGATGCGGGTAACGTAGGCTCTATTCTGCGCAGTGCAGCAGCCGCAGGCTTTACCCAAGTGATTGCTTTATCAGGCTGCGCCCATCTATGGTCTACAAAAGTATTGCGTGCTGGTATGGGCGCTCACAAACTTCTAGATTTATATGAGGGCTGGTCTAACCAACAATTACTGAGTGCCGTGACTGCACCTTTATTGGCGGCTACAGCAGATGCAGAGCAAGACCTTTATTCCCTTAAAAAAGATTTACTCCACCCAGTTGCTTGGGTGATGGGTAGCGAAGGGCAGGGAGTGTCTGAAGACCTTCTGGCTCAAGCCAAGGGGGTATCAATCCCGATTGATCCAAGAGTGGAATCTCTCAATGTATCCACTGCAGCAGCAGTGTGCCTATTTGAGACCCTGCGGATGAGGCGCGGTTAA
- a CDS encoding carboxymuconolactone decarboxylase family protein: MMNSKPILEESEKSALYQKGMEELHKQLGSSADEYIRQLKSISEEFAWVNVAFPFGELYSRNILDLKTRELCTIAALTVQGFALPQLKLHIRAALRCGASRPEVAEVITQMTAYCGFPAATNALLIMKDVFDDESKQEE; this comes from the coding sequence ATGATGAACAGCAAACCAATATTAGAAGAGAGCGAGAAATCTGCCCTCTACCAAAAAGGTATGGAAGAGTTGCATAAGCAGCTTGGATCTTCGGCGGATGAATACATTAGGCAACTTAAGTCCATTTCCGAGGAGTTTGCATGGGTCAATGTTGCCTTTCCTTTTGGTGAGCTGTACTCCAGAAATATACTCGACTTAAAAACTAGAGAGTTATGTACTATTGCAGCTCTGACGGTTCAAGGTTTCGCCTTGCCACAATTAAAACTTCATATAAGGGCTGCACTTCGATGTGGTGCTTCACGCCCTGAGGTTGCTGAAGTGATCACGCAAATGACTGCTTACTGCGGATTCCCGGCGGCGACCAATGCACTTTTAATCATGAAGGATGTCTTTGATGATGAATCGAAACAGGAAGAATGA
- the cadR gene encoding Cd(II)/Pb(II)-responsive transcriptional regulator, whose product MRIGELATATGTQVETIRFYEQEGLLAKPARSEGNFRIYRDQHLQRLTFIRHCRSLDMTLSEIRQLLRLKDLPDENCDAVNELLDAHIEGVSNRINELRQLERQLKLLRKQCHANQDSAHCGILNKLSLPVK is encoded by the coding sequence ATGAGAATTGGTGAACTAGCAACAGCCACAGGCACTCAAGTGGAAACTATTCGGTTTTATGAGCAAGAGGGTTTGTTAGCAAAACCGGCTCGATCTGAGGGTAACTTCCGAATCTACCGGGATCAGCACCTGCAACGCCTTACATTTATTCGCCACTGCCGCTCGCTGGACATGACCTTAAGTGAAATTCGTCAATTACTTCGCTTAAAAGATTTGCCCGATGAAAACTGTGATGCAGTAAATGAATTGCTTGATGCCCATATTGAAGGTGTAAGCAATCGAATTAATGAGCTACGCCAACTTGAACGACAATTAAAGCTGCTCAGAAAACAATGTCATGCGAATCAGGACTCAGCACACTGCGGGATCTTAAATAAATTATCGCTACCCGTGAAGTAA
- a CDS encoding heavy metal translocating P-type ATPase, with translation MSECNTSCSCSASTPVTKASEMPSKNKAIYRIENMDCPTEEALIRKKLASVSGIELLDFNLMQRMLTVGHNLNSLDAIESALGSIGMQAVLQSGETSTKDSSIEPIPKTNWWPLAVAGITATLAEIMELLQLGNQWIVIALVIASIASGGLTTYKKGWIALKNSNLNINALMSIAVTGAMAIGSWPEAAMVMFLFTLAEVIEAKSLDRARNAIRGLLDLTPETATVQQADGSWALTDVKAIALGALVRVRPGERIALDGILISGNSAVNQAPITGESLPVDKIVGDEVFAGTINETGSFEYKVTAEATHSTLARIIHAVEAAQGSRAPTQRFVDQFAKIYTPAVFLLAVLVAVLPPLLMAQSWQEWIYKALVMLVIACPCALVISTPVTIVSGLAAAARKGILIKGGAFLEAGRSMKVLAVDKTGTLTYGKPAQTDFFALSGNDKHIHEIAISLAARSDHPVSLAIAHANQEQKNDLKTVDSFEAILGRGVKGVIEGNLYYLGNHRLIEELSLCSDDIENRLLPLEQQGKTAVLLTNQTEVLAIIAVADTVRETSKQAIDELHQLGVTTIMLTGDNEHTAKAIGKQVGVDEILGNLLPEDKLKIIDSRLKKDPNVKVGMVGDGINDAPALARASIGFAMGAAGTDTAIETADVALMDDDLRKIATFIRLSKSTALILTQNIVLALGIKAIFLVLTFTGQATMWMAVFADMGASLLVVANGLRLLRS, from the coding sequence ATGAGCGAATGCAATACCTCCTGTAGTTGTTCTGCATCAACTCCTGTGACAAAGGCTTCTGAGATGCCGAGCAAGAATAAGGCCATCTATCGCATTGAAAATATGGACTGTCCAACTGAAGAGGCGCTTATTCGCAAAAAGCTAGCGAGTGTAAGCGGCATTGAGTTGCTGGACTTTAACTTAATGCAAAGGATGCTCACGGTTGGTCACAATCTCAACTCACTTGACGCTATCGAGTCCGCTTTGGGTTCAATTGGAATGCAGGCGGTGCTACAAAGTGGTGAGACTTCTACAAAGGACAGCTCGATTGAGCCTATACCTAAAACAAATTGGTGGCCATTGGCTGTTGCAGGTATCACTGCAACCTTGGCTGAAATCATGGAATTGCTGCAACTTGGTAATCAGTGGATTGTCATTGCTCTAGTAATCGCCTCAATTGCTTCAGGGGGCCTTACCACTTATAAAAAGGGCTGGATTGCATTAAAGAATAGCAATCTCAACATCAATGCCTTAATGTCAATTGCAGTCACAGGCGCGATGGCGATTGGAAGTTGGCCAGAAGCCGCCATGGTGATGTTCTTATTTACTCTAGCTGAAGTAATTGAAGCCAAGTCATTAGATCGTGCTCGTAATGCGATTCGTGGCTTATTAGACCTCACCCCTGAAACCGCAACCGTTCAGCAAGCCGATGGCTCTTGGGCGCTAACGGATGTAAAGGCTATCGCTTTAGGTGCTTTAGTTCGAGTGCGTCCTGGAGAGCGAATAGCTTTAGACGGCATATTAATAAGTGGTAACTCGGCAGTAAATCAAGCGCCAATTACGGGTGAGAGCCTACCCGTCGATAAGATAGTTGGCGATGAGGTATTTGCAGGAACGATCAATGAGACGGGATCATTCGAATACAAAGTTACTGCAGAAGCGACTCATTCAACGCTAGCTCGAATTATTCATGCAGTAGAAGCAGCGCAAGGAAGTCGTGCGCCCACCCAGCGTTTTGTTGATCAATTCGCCAAGATCTATACGCCAGCTGTTTTTTTGCTTGCGGTGTTAGTCGCTGTTTTGCCTCCATTGTTAATGGCGCAGTCATGGCAGGAATGGATCTATAAAGCATTAGTCATGTTAGTGATTGCCTGCCCTTGTGCTTTGGTGATCTCAACACCTGTAACGATTGTGAGTGGCTTAGCAGCCGCTGCAAGAAAAGGCATCTTAATTAAAGGAGGTGCTTTTTTAGAAGCAGGCCGGAGCATGAAGGTCTTGGCAGTAGATAAGACAGGGACCCTCACCTACGGGAAGCCTGCACAAACGGACTTTTTTGCATTAAGTGGCAATGACAAGCATATTCACGAAATTGCCATCAGTCTTGCAGCACGATCTGATCATCCCGTATCTCTAGCAATTGCCCATGCTAATCAAGAGCAAAAGAATGATTTAAAGACTGTAGATAGCTTTGAGGCGATTCTGGGTCGCGGTGTCAAAGGCGTTATTGAGGGTAATTTGTATTACCTTGGCAATCATCGACTGATTGAAGAATTGAGTTTGTGCTCTGATGATATTGAGAATCGTTTATTACCACTAGAGCAGCAAGGCAAAACGGCCGTATTGCTTACCAACCAAACAGAGGTTTTAGCCATTATTGCGGTAGCCGATACTGTTAGAGAAACAAGCAAGCAGGCTATTGATGAGCTTCACCAATTAGGTGTGACTACCATCATGCTCACTGGTGACAATGAGCATACCGCCAAGGCAATAGGTAAGCAGGTGGGTGTCGATGAGATTTTGGGTAATTTATTGCCTGAAGATAAGCTCAAAATAATTGACAGTCGCCTAAAAAAGGATCCCAATGTAAAGGTAGGCATGGTTGGAGATGGCATTAATGATGCCCCTGCTTTAGCAAGAGCAAGTATTGGATTTGCGATGGGGGCGGCTGGAACCGATACTGCGATAGAGACTGCTGATGTTGCGCTAATGGATGATGATTTACGCAAGATTGCTACCTTTATTCGGCTATCCAAATCAACCGCTCTAATTCTGACTCAAAACATTGTTCTTGCTCTAGGCATTAAGGCTATCTTCCTTGTGCTTACCTTTACAGGGCAAGCCACGATGTGGATGGCGGTATTTGCGGATATGGGTGCGAGCTTGCTAGTAGTGGCAAATGGATTGCGGTTATTAAGAAGCTAG
- a CDS encoding pyruvate, water dikinase regulatory protein encodes MSNETRIVFIVSDGTGITAENFSQSILAQFEATFKHIRVPFVDSVDKAYDAVSSVNQAATKYGVQPIVFTTLVNSELNAIVAKANGLILDMFQTFVAPLEEALGMKSTHAMNRLHHNADTEAYKNRIEAINYSLAHDDGQSNQNLAEADVILIGISRVGKTPTSLYLAMQYGLKAANYPLIPEDFERGQLPKDLVPYRQKIFGLMIDAERLSEIRNERRPGSNYAKLENCRYEINEATAMMKKQSIPWVLTTSKSIEEIATTVLQAIKSDKTILG; translated from the coding sequence ATGTCCAACGAAACCCGCATTGTTTTTATTGTCTCTGACGGCACCGGCATTACTGCCGAGAACTTCAGCCAGTCGATTTTGGCCCAATTTGAGGCTACTTTTAAGCATATTCGAGTGCCTTTTGTGGATAGCGTCGATAAGGCCTACGATGCCGTTAGCAGCGTCAATCAAGCGGCTACTAAATATGGGGTGCAACCCATCGTTTTCACCACTTTGGTGAACTCCGAGCTCAATGCAATCGTGGCCAAGGCAAATGGCCTTATTTTGGACATGTTTCAGACCTTCGTAGCCCCTCTAGAGGAGGCTTTAGGCATGAAATCCACCCATGCCATGAACCGCCTTCACCATAATGCCGATACCGAGGCCTATAAGAACCGGATTGAGGCCATTAACTATTCCTTGGCCCATGATGATGGTCAATCCAATCAAAACCTGGCTGAAGCCGATGTCATTCTGATTGGCATCTCCCGGGTTGGCAAGACGCCAACCAGTCTTTACCTGGCTATGCAGTATGGGCTCAAAGCAGCTAACTACCCACTCATTCCAGAAGACTTTGAACGAGGACAGCTCCCAAAAGATCTGGTGCCTTACCGTCAAAAAATCTTTGGCTTAATGATTGATGCTGAACGACTCTCAGAGATTCGTAATGAGCGCAGACCTGGTAGTAACTACGCCAAGCTCGAAAACTGCCGTTATGAAATTAACGAAGCGACGGCGATGATGAAAAAACAATCTATTCCTTGGGTGCTCACTACAAGCAAATCCATTGAGGAAATTGCTACAACAGTATTACAAGCAATCAAATCGGATAAAACGATACTAGGGTGA